Proteins from one Homalodisca vitripennis isolate AUS2020 chromosome 3, UT_GWSS_2.1, whole genome shotgun sequence genomic window:
- the LOC124356670 gene encoding uncharacterized protein LOC124356670, giving the protein MAAQNVPDWLSAEFLQSALQSDQEDYPEIVITKLQLEPAVPAGNNYASNLFRAKLQYKTQGNTEHSTSIIVKTMKSDYKENIGAYIDDAFQREPKYYNEFISEARKLCKFNIVPKHYKSSNTNCLILEDLSVSGFQMVDRHKLLDLNHCQLYIKASSKLHALSVAVHKRKPELIESLGGDNPALAESNMQMFIVILKCSLESMSAFLEDKPKYKECLDVIKELRDNQTSWHVFQKETPHVKALTQGDPWCTNMMFKYNSAGEVVDVKLIDFQTLKFISPVEEFLTFILASAHPSVKETSLDDLYHLYCDSLNENLEQLGCPERLSYEALKMEVASLSPLMILHVCMLVPIVLADGPADFGNYFSNDVLNEPLKERAFHKLYEGKHFNQYILQILDQLVKQGVFSTTKERMKKFMLLYTN; this is encoded by the coding sequence ATGGCTGCACAAAATGTACCTGACTGGTTATCAGCAGAGTTTCTGCAATCAGCTCTTCAGTCTGACCAAGAGGACTATCCAGAAATTGTAATCACAAAGCTCCAACTAGAGCCAGCTGTCCCAGCGGGGAATAACTATGCCAGTAATTTATTTCGggcaaaattacaatacaagaCTCAAGGCAACACAGAACACTCAACTTCTATAATAGTTAAAACAATGAAGAGTGACTACAAAGAAAATATAGGTGCTTATATTGATGATGCCTTTCAAAGGGAACCCAAGTACTACAACGAGTTTATCAGTGAAGCTCGTAAACTGTGTAAGTTCAACATAGTGCCTAAACACTACAAATCATCAAACACAAACTGTCTTATCCTGGAAGATCTTAGTGTTTCCGGATTTCAGATGGTGGATCGACATAAACTCCTAGACTTGAACCACTGTCAACTTTACATTAAAGCTTCGTCTAAATTGCACGCTCTCTCTGTAGCAGTACACAAGAGGAAACCCGAGTTGATCGAATCACTGGGTGGTGACAACCCGGCACTAGCTGAGAGTAACATGCAGATGTTCATAGTAATACTGAAATGTAGTCTAGAAAGCATGAGTGCTTTTCTAGAAGACAAACCAAAGTACAAGGAGTGCTTGGACGTCATCAAAGAGCTCAGAGATAATCAAACTTCTTGGCATGTTTTTCAAAAGGAAACACCACACGTGAAGGCTTTGACACAAGGGGACCCATGGTGCACCAACATGATGTTTAAGTACAACAGTGCAGGAGAGGTTGTTGATGTTAAACTCATTGACTTTCAAACTCTTAAGTTCATTTCTCCAGTTGAAgaatttttaacctttattttgGCAAGTGCACACCCATCTGTAAAAGAAACAAGTCTAGATGATCTGTATCACCTCTACTGTGACTCTTTGAATGAAAACCTAGAACAACTGGGGTGTCCGGAAAGGCTTTCTTATGAAGCCCTCAAGATGGAAGTAGCATCGTTGAGTCCTCTGATGATACTGCATGTTTGTATGCTTGTGCCCATCGTTCTGGCTGATGGTCCAGCTGACTTTGGTAACTACTTCTCTAACGATGTTCTAAATGAACCTTTAAAAGAACGTGCCTTCCATAAGCTATATGAGGGTAAACATTTCAATCAGTATATACTGCAGATTCTCGACCAATTGGTTAAACAGGGTGTTTTTTCTACTACAAAAGAAAGAATGAAAAAATTCATGCTACTATATACCAACTAA
- the LOC124356671 gene encoding uncharacterized protein LOC124356671 produces the protein MADLRVPEWLTADFLKSCLQSDQEDREELVITSHTFEPAVPPGNNYGSNMLRAIVNYKTPNNDSSEYSVSLIIKSPMDDFVNTYGEFVNELYDKEPMYYNQFISETYKISKHSIVPKHYSSPNPLCVVLEDLKASDYTMVDRHDLLDLNHCQLYAKSSAKLHALSIAVYKKHPKIIQSIVTRSPEFTEEALKLHIRVVLSSVQCMAAFLEDKPSYKQWLSVINELTDLTLQELLVNDMEASLQPIKALTQKDPWCTNIMFKYNECGQVVDAKLLDFQYAEFTSPVKELITFVWVSSNPEVRNSGINDLCMLYCDSLNKHLEEFGCEEKLSVEDMKADIKALSFHVLMAVCVMLPLFFADERAEFNVFAAPDDLNVPIRESARYKLFQSTSFKKYCPFIFDEMEKEGVLDHIREKIELLRPQNNKTTQNEVS, from the coding sequence ATGGCAGATCTACGAGTACCTGAATGGCTGACTGCTGATTTTCTCAAATCCTGTCTCCAATCAGACCAAGAGGATCGCGAAGAGCTCGTCATCACAAGCCACACATTCGAACCAGCTGTACCGCCAGGAAACAATTACGGCAGTAACATGTTGAGAGCGATTGTGAACTACAAGACACCAAATAACGATTCCTCAGAATATTCAGTGTCACTGATCATCAAATCACCAATGGACGACTTTGTAAACACGTATGGTGAATTCGTCAACGAATTATACGACAAAGAACCTATGTACTATAATCAATTTATTAGCGAGACTTATAAAATATCTAAGCATAGTATTGTACCTAAACATTACAGCTCACCGAATCCACTCTGCGTCGTCTTGGAAGACCTGAAAGCATCAGATTATACTATGGTCGACAGACACGACCTTCTAGATCTCAACCACTGCCAGTTGTACGCCAAGTCTTCAGCCAAACTACATGCCCTCTCGATAGCAGTTTACAAGAAGCATCCTAAAATAATTCAATCCATAGTGACGCGTAGTCCTGAGTTTACTGAGGAGGCTCTTAAATTGCATATAAGGGTCGTGCTGAGCAGTGTTCAGTGCATGGCTGCTTTCCTAGAAGACAAGCCTAGCTATAAACAGTGGTTGAGCGTTATAAATGAGTTAACTGACCTCACGTTGCAGGAGCTACTTGTGAACGACATGGAGGCGTCACTGCAGCCGATAAAGGCGTTGACACAGAAAGATCCTTGGTGCACCAACATCATGTTCAAATACAACGAATGTGGGCAAGTTGTAGATGCCAAACTCCTGGACTTCCAATATGCAGAATTTACATCTCCGGTGAAGGAATTAATCACTTTTGTGTGGGTGAGTAGTAACCCAGAAGTTCGCAACTCCGGAATCAACGATTTGTGTATGCTGTATTGTGATTCTTTGAACAAGCACCTTGAAGAGTTCGGTTGTGAGGAAAAACTGTCCGTAGAAGACATGAAAGCAGATATAAAGGCGCTGAGCTTTCATGTGCTAATGGCTGTCTGTGTGATGCTTCCGCTTTTCTTTGCTGACGAAAGGGCTGAATTCAATGTCTTCGCAGCACCCGATGATTTGAATGTGCCCATAAGAGAAAGTGCTAGGTATAAATTATTTCAGAGTACTTCATTTAAAAAGTACTGCCCATTTATTTTTGATGAAATGGAAAAAGAGGGAGTATTAGATCACATTCGAGAAAAAATTGAACTGTTACGaccacaaaataataaaacaactcaGAATGAAGTGTCCTAA